A window of the Desulfomonilaceae bacterium genome harbors these coding sequences:
- a CDS encoding CBS domain-containing protein — protein MEPIGIESFFLSDLLIRGVHQETGESLGKVSDLILDLDRSTPEVVGLIYRRKFSTLRFFLAWDNVVELGDSSIMVKKDSGAPVPVERKVMGQTEVLLRDFLLDKQIVDVHGAKVERVNDLYFVRSDGKLLLVQVDVGLRGLLRRIGFEDSVVRFSKWFFDYDLKHRFIAWNYVEPLAYPDRLKLQVPQSRLSELHPADLADILEDMDVHERSALAETLDEEVLAEAIEEMDPKIQVSIMRQLEPDRAADIMEEMSPDEAADLIADLPHETASGILREMDDEYEEKLIGLLAHEEDEAGGLMTTQFMTLPPDRTIVEALAHIRRHANEMDVVYYLYIVDDQGKLLGVTNLKELLSNEIFTPLEQIMTTRVISAKIDDGPNDLAGLFAKYGFRGIPVVDEENRMAGVVRFKALLEILAPHLGK, from the coding sequence GTGGAGCCTATCGGCATTGAAAGTTTCTTTCTCAGCGATTTGCTGATTCGCGGCGTTCACCAAGAGACGGGTGAATCGTTGGGCAAAGTTTCAGATTTGATACTTGACCTTGATAGGTCCACTCCTGAAGTGGTCGGTCTTATATATCGACGGAAGTTCTCTACGCTACGTTTCTTTTTGGCTTGGGATAACGTTGTAGAACTCGGCGATTCGTCGATCATGGTGAAAAAGGACTCTGGGGCGCCAGTTCCGGTTGAACGGAAAGTTATGGGACAGACTGAGGTTTTGCTCCGGGATTTCCTTTTGGACAAACAGATTGTCGATGTACATGGCGCCAAAGTTGAGAGGGTCAATGATCTTTACTTCGTTCGGTCGGACGGCAAGTTGTTGCTTGTGCAGGTCGACGTTGGCCTGAGAGGACTTCTGCGCAGAATAGGTTTCGAGGATTCGGTCGTCCGTTTCAGTAAATGGTTTTTCGACTATGACCTCAAACATCGATTTATAGCGTGGAACTACGTTGAGCCTCTAGCTTATCCTGATCGCCTCAAACTTCAGGTTCCTCAAAGCCGCTTGTCAGAACTGCACCCCGCGGATCTAGCGGACATTCTCGAAGACATGGACGTGCATGAAAGATCAGCCCTAGCTGAGACTTTAGATGAAGAGGTTCTAGCCGAAGCCATCGAAGAAATGGACCCGAAGATTCAGGTTTCCATCATGCGGCAACTTGAACCTGATAGAGCCGCTGATATTATGGAGGAAATGTCTCCTGATGAAGCGGCGGACCTCATAGCTGACCTGCCTCATGAAACGGCCTCAGGAATCTTGAGGGAGATGGATGATGAGTATGAGGAAAAACTTATAGGCCTTCTGGCGCATGAGGAAGATGAAGCCGGCGGACTTATGACGACACAATTCATGACCTTGCCGCCAGACCGGACTATCGTGGAGGCATTGGCTCACATAAGGCGGCATGCTAATGAAATGGATGTTGTTTATTACCTTTACATAGTCGATGACCAGGGCAAGCTTCTTGGGGTCACCAACCTGAAGGAATTGCTTTCAAATGAGATATTTACACCACTTGAACAGATCATGACCACTCGTGTAATTTCGGCGAAGATAGACGACGGTCCAAACGACCTAGCCGGATTGTTCGCAAAATATGGTTTTAGAGGCATCCCTGTCGTAGATGAAGAAAACAGAATGGCCGGCGTGGTAAGATTCAAGGCGTTGCTGGAAATTCTCGCTCCACATCTTGGTAAATGA